One region of Quercus lobata isolate SW786 chromosome 2, ValleyOak3.0 Primary Assembly, whole genome shotgun sequence genomic DNA includes:
- the LOC115958492 gene encoding uncharacterized protein LOC115958492 codes for MDQMRKVMVEMRENMKRANPVEDLVHRTDSSFTASINGHPLPPKFKMPSLDSYDGARNPFDHIETFKTTMHLQGVPDEIMCRVFPTTLKGPVRVWFSKIPPNTVSSFEELSKLFVNNFIRRQRHKHSSSSLLTIEQGENESLRSFITCFNREALTIDEVDDKLLLAAFHNGVNSNLFIFKLYEKEPQSMAKIVHLAQNFMNVEDAIIAKKRKRAERMEAHTARHSEQGPHPKKG; via the coding sequence ATGGATCAGATGAGAAAGGTTATGGTGGAGATGAGGGAGAACATGAAAAGGGCAAATCCAGTGGAGGATCTAGTCCATCGAACAGATTCCTCTTtcacggcttccatcaacggtcacCCCTTACCCCCAAAGTTCAAGATGCCTTCATTGGATTCATATGATGGAGCACGTAACCCATTTGATCACATAGAAACTTTCAAGACTAccatgcaccttcaaggagtccCAGATGAGATTATGTGTAGAGTCTTCCCTACCACTCTCAAAGGACCGGTGCGAGTGTGgttcagcaaaatacccccgaacACAGTGAGTTCTTTTGAAGAATTGAGTAAGTTGTTTGTCAATAATTTTATCAGAAGGCAAAGGCACAAACACTCTTCATCCAGTCTGTTAACCATAGAACAAGGAGAGAATGAAAGCCTGCGCTCCTTCATCACTTGTTTTAACAGGGAAGCCTTAACCATTGATGAGGTGGATGACAAGCTACTCTTGGCGGCCTTCCATAATGGGGttaattctaatttatttatttttaagctATATGAGAAGGAGCCTCAATCCATGGCTAAAATCGTTCATTTGGCCCAAAACTTTATGAATGTAGAAGATGcgatcatagccaagaagaggaaaagagctgAAAGGATGGAAGCACACACCGCACGCCACTCGGAACAAGGCCCTCATCCAAAGAAGGGATGA